In the Harmonia axyridis chromosome 3, icHarAxyr1.1, whole genome shotgun sequence genome, one interval contains:
- the LOC123676021 gene encoding uncharacterized protein LOC123676021 isoform X1, translating to MTSVICQNFVQNAWKKELCSNCFKSRNEHQERTTFKPLPLFSRRIEGIIKSGKKTKHRSVRFPNQLSEVIGYGGEDWYSEGEEETVDSNDDDFDDDSSDDSDEVDTELRKITKANTDYNTTSLMEDADTKKSFASLMLGKPLVDSEGKKKTLLVSVKPFGEDSNPPKKISKSMAHIPISKNKKESVTETNTTVILKSYTKNEDLQKQEKSLLDEITETLENSRKESVQIISRKKVEQEIIPRKETNKENIIENENVKKEDLQKSDKKVTLSRSPALKREHALLYQTSTAKIELMNGINSKAKKDKENKDAKKTEQSLDNSEKEQNVDEDIVKNETTIKNEIKDNGWYTTEEKTSDEDKSGTSTDSSLTSTSDFENAPSQSREQAGEPDGRADPDNPEPPALPLTPPPVLETQSSFLHSSNVAIPQKPKIASKPSTVLIRKPVVTLHLEAKSQVLTTFSTEPQAREAHKELTKQNSDTSDVAAHISNKRRAPNPPEENGLFLRKPLNSINGECPVVREKEKRERASSCPKLPQIVGASPKLDVDMIPEPAPRRILSISTDSLANMDDSKRKEKTKGKFSLKKFLRMGSTKDLTKLPVETCRFDELDVAPTPKPRLVIVHPSELNGAKVEVVAKSLSGTNQNDSSNRVQNDYENITIKSSKPPPPPRHVEDSQKPPHTPPPKSADILNLQKQVSRNNSLIKKEETVYANIGEVRSSIVPNKPVRTASMREREAQQQIKQKERELNGYSAATLPAKGNSENVYEYLNGGRSSSPESDSNREKHSPTAKPGKLNKRSESSVDVSGDYFKYNNIPRSMSLTYCGSETESEIYSPYGFYGSETEVYPTMVDGTGLFYGCLMDIDTWRQPNWTSFRYKITEDDHEWIQNGKTHKLRSRKGRSIVHKNLEDNYGAVIVANHEALAQVLENIQQTVHIPTALRGLKTTSNLRWSDFSIKNSNPLFLGRRTFLQALWGTHHVTLAINRGLVPSCTLSLGTFNLNPVTEFNDLVPVKFLGENEQDESKQVQGTITVLPWMQVNTIHSFSNIAKTKTPNEDPCKENIFIMLQLVNALKNLQAQGIEELPVSLSSFLLCKDMEKDVYQKLFVLQGLTEELSNKNEKFGTLCMCASKALQLLQPMLKTTSLIQSLLSNERATSLTQVKSVLEFSLWGPSDVALGSTIRERELALQRWLDLQRATVLHGLVCTRVQLTVYEEYHLLFLVRSNARMMCDASLLLESSNMKQTVTNGTK from the exons ATGACGTCTGTGATATGCCAAAATTTCGTGCAGAATGCTTGGAAAAAAGAACTATGTTCCAATTGTTTCAAGTCCAGGAACGAACATCAGGAACGCACCACTTTCAAACCACTGCCACTGTTTTCAAGAAGGATCGAAGGGATTATCAAGAGCGGGAAGAAGACGAAGCACAG ATCTGTCCGTTTCCCGAACCAACTATCGGAGGTGATAGGTTACGGAGGTGAAGACTGGTACTCGGAAGGTGAAGAAGAAACCGTCGACTCGAACGACGACGATTTCGATGACGATTCCTCGGACGACTCAGACGAGGTGGACACAGAGCTGCGAAAAATCACTAAAGCTAACACCGACTACAACACCACCAGCCTCATGGAAGACGCGGACACGAAAAAATCCTTTGCCTCCTTGATGTTGGGTAAACCACTCGTGGATTCGGAAGGCAAGAAAAAAACGCTGTTGGTCAGTGTTAAACCCTTCGGGGAAGACTCTAACCCGCCCAAGAAGATCTCAAAAAGCATGGCGCACATtccgatatcgaaaaacaagaAAGAAAGCGTCACAGAAACGAACACCACCGTGATATTGAAATCTTATACGAAAAACGAAGACTTGCAGAAGCAGGAGAAGTCTTTGTTGGACGAAATAACCGAAACGTTGGAGAACTCTAGGAAGGAATCGGTGCAGATAATATCGCGCAAAAAAGTGGAGCAAGAAATCATACCTAGGAAAGAAACGAACAAGGAAAACATAATAGAGAACGAGAATGTTAAAAAAGAGGATTTGCAAAAATCGGACAAGAAGGTAACGCTTTCTAGAAGTCCTGCCCTGAAGAGGGAACACGCTTTGTTGTACCAAACTTCTACGGCCAAAATAGAATTGATGAACGGAATAAATTCCAAAGCGAAGAAAGATAAGGAGAACAAAGATGCGAAAAAGACTGAACAATCCCTGGATAACAGCGAGAAAGAACAAAATGTTGACGAAGATATCGTGAAGAATGAAACTACGATTAAGAACGAAATTAAGGATAACGGTTGGTACACAACGGAAGAGAAGACTAGCGACGAAGATAAGA GTGGTACCTCAACCGACTCCAGCCTAACATCAACCAGCGACTTCGAGAATGCACCTTCTCAATCTCGAGAACAAGCAGGCGAACCTGACGGCAGGGCCGATCCAGACAACCCCGAACCTCCGGCCCTACCTTTAACCCCGCCCCCTGTCCTCGAGACCCAATCGTCGTTCCTGCATTCTTCCAACGTTGCCATTCCTCAGAAACCCAAGATAGCCTCCAAACCCAGCACGGTGCTGATCAGGAAACCCGTGGTTACGCTCCATCTTGAAGCCAAGAGCCAGGTATTGACCACGTTCTCGACAGAGCCACAGGCCAGGGAGGCGCACAAGGAGTTGACCAAGCAGAACTCGGACACGTCCGACGTTGCCGCGCATATTTCTAACAAGCGGAGAGCGCCCAATCCTCCGGAAGAGAACGGTCTGTTCCTGAGGAAGCCCCTGAACTCGATCAACGGAGAGTGTCCGGTGGTGAGAGAGAAGGAGAAGAGGGAGAGAGCTTCCTCTTGCCCGAAATTGCCGCAGATCGTCGGGGCCAGCCCGAAACTGGACGTGGATATGATTCCAGAACCTGCTCCTAGGAGAATTTTGTCAATATCTACCGATAGCTTGGCCAATATGGACGATAGCAAGAGGAAGGAGAAGACCAAAGGGAAGTTCTCgctgaagaaattcttgagGATGGGTTCGACCAAGGATCTCACCAAGCTTCCTGTGGAGACTTGTCGATTTGACGAGTTGGACGTTGCTCCTACTCCAAAACCCAG GTTGGTCATAGTGCATCCTTCTGAATTGAATGGTGCCAAAGTTGAAGTGGTTGCTAAATCCCTCAGTGGTACAAACCAGAATGATTCTTCCAACAGGGTCCAGAATGACTATGAAAACATCACTATCAAATCATCCAAACCGCCACCACCTCCTAGGCATGTAGAAGACAGTCAAAAACCACCTCATACGCCACCGCCAAAATCGGCAGATATACTAAATTTGCAGAAACAG GTATCTAGAAACAATTCCCTGATCAAGAAGGAAGAAACGGTCTACGCCAATATAGGCGAAGTGAGGTCCTCTATCGTCCCAAACAAGCCAGTCAGGACTGCCAGCATGAGAGAACGGGAGGCCCAACAACAGATCAAGCAGAAGGAGAGGGAACTGAACGGTTACAGTGCGGCAACGTTGCCGGCGAAAGGCAACAGCGAGAACGTGTACGAGTATCTTAACGGCGGAAGATCTAGCTCTCCAGAGTCAGATTCGAACAGGGAGAAGCATAGCCCTACAGCGAAACCGGGCAAGCTTAACAAGAGGTCCGAGAGTAGCGTCGACGTCTCTGGAGATTATTTCAAATACAACAACATACCTAGATCGATGTCGCTTACATACTGTGGAAGCGAGACCGAGTCTGAAATTTACTCCCCATACGGATTTTACGGCAGTGAAACGGAG GTCTATCCTACTATGGTAGATGGTACAGGTTTGTTCTATGGATGCCTGATGGACATAGATACCTGGCGGCAACCAAATTGGACATCCTTTAGATATAAG ATTACAGAAGACGACCACGAATGGATACAGAATGGCAAGACGCACAAACTGAGATCCAGAAAAGGTCGTAGTATTGTCCACAAGAACCTGGAGGACAACTATGGTGCTGTGATAGTAGCTAACCACGAAGCTCTTGCCCAAGTATTGGAAAAT ATTCAGCAAACTGTACATATACCAACCGCACTGAGAGGTCTGAAGACCACTTCGAATCTCAGATGGAGCGATTTCTCAATCAAAAACTCCAATCCGTTGTTTTTGGGCAGGAGAACGTTCCTGCAGGCTTTGTGGGGCACACACCATGTTACTCTGGCCATCAATCGAGGTTTAGTACCCTCTTGCACCTTGTCCTTGGGTACTTTCAACTTGAACCCTGTTACGGAGTTTAACGATCTGGTCCCAGTCAAGTTTCTGGGAGAAAATGAGCAGGATGAATCGAAGCAAGTTCAAG gtACCATAACTGTGCTTCCTTGGATGCAAGTGAATACGATCCACAGTTTTTCGAATATAGCAAAAACAAAGACGCCAAATGAAGATCCAtgtaaagaaaatatattcattatgCTGCAATTGGTGAACGCCCTTAAGAACTTGCAGGCACAAGGTATAGAGGAATTACCTGTGTCGTTGAGTTCCTTCTTATTATGCAAGGACATGGAGAAAGACGTTTATCAGAAGCTGTTTGTTCTTCAAGG gcTCACTGAAGAACTGTCAAACAAAAATGAGAAGTTTGGAACGCTGTGTATGTGTGCCTCTAAGGCTTTACAACTGTTACAACCCATGTTAAAAACAACTTCTTTGATCCAGTCCTTGTTGAGCAACGAAAGAGCTACTTCGCTCACTCAGGTAAAATCCGTGTTGGAATTTTCCCTATGGGGTCCTTCAGACGTAGCTCTAGGAAGTACGATAAGAGAACGAGAGTTAGCTTTGCAACGTTGGCTAGATCTTCAGCGGGCCACAGTTTTACATGGACTCGTCTGTACAAGAGTACAGTTAACAGTTTACGAGGAGTACCATTTACTTTTCTTAGTTCGAAGTAACGCCAGAATGATGTGCGATGCTTCGTTACTTTTGGAATCTAGCAATATGAAACAGACCGTGACTAACGGAACTAAATAA
- the LOC123676023 gene encoding sideroflexin-2, translating into MSERLNIDAPLWDLNTFVGRFKHFLWVTDPRTCIVSEKTLDDAKILVEQYRNGLEPPGTSTEQVIYAKKLYESAFHPDSGEKQNVFGRMSFQVPGGMAITGAMLQFYRTSTAIVFWQWVNQSFNALVNYTNRNAKSPISTNQLVIAYVSATSSAMLTAVGYKAFLAKRASPFFQRYVPFAAVAAANCVNIPLMRQTEILNGVDCTDEDGNIIGQSRLAAVKGISQVVISRIIMCAPGMLVLPVIMEKIEPYPWMQRIKFLHAPIQVMGVGCFLSFMVPVACSLFPQRCSLSTSLMAKLEPEEYEKMKNNCNGKVPAKVYFNKGL; encoded by the exons ATGTCTGAGAGGTTGAACATAGATGCTCCCCTTTGGGATTTAAATACATTTGTTGGTAGATTCAAGCATTTTCTCTGGGTGACTGATCCAAGAACCTGTATAGTAAGTGAAAAAACTCTTGATGATGCCAAGATCCTAGTTGAGCAATATCGTAATGGATTGGAACCTCCAGGTACATCAACTGAACAAGTGATATATGCCAAGAAATTATACGAAAGTGCTTTTCACCCTGATAGTGGTGAAAAACAAAATGTATTTGGTAGAATGTCTTTTCAAGTGCCTGGTGGTATGGCCATCACAGGAGCTATGCTCCAGTTTTACAG GACTTCAACAGCTATTGTATTTTGGCAGTGGGTAAATCAGTCTTTTAATGCCTTGGTTAACTACACCAATAGAAATGCAAAATCCCCAATATCTACAAATCAGCTTGTTATTGCATATGTTTCTGCAACTTCTAGTGCAATGCTTACTGCTGTGGGTTACAAAGCTTTCCTGGCAAAGAGAGCTAGTCCCTTTTTCCAA CGTTACGTCCCATTTGCTGCAGTGGCTGCAGCAAACTGTGTCAATATACCTCTCATGAGACAAACTGAGATCTTGAATGGAGTTGATTGCACAGATGAAGATGGAAATATTATAGGACAGTCTAGATTGGCGGCTGTCAAAGGTATTTCTCAAGTGGTTATATCTCGAATTATAATGTGTGCTCCAGGTATGTTGGTACTGCCTGTCATAATGGAAAAGATTGAGCCATATCCATGGATGCAGAGAATCAAATTTTTACATGCCCCTATACAAGTTATGGGTGTTGGTTGCTT CTTATCATTTATGGTACCAGTTGCTTGTTCTCTGTTCCCTCAACGATG TTCCCTGAGTACATCCCTAATGGCCAAATTAGAACctgaagaatatgaaaaaatgaaaaataactgCAATGGAAAGGTTCCAGCTAAAGTCTATTTCAACAAAGGGCTGTAA
- the LOC123676021 gene encoding uncharacterized protein LOC123676021 isoform X2 has translation MTSVICQNFVQNAWKKELCSNCFKSRNEHQERTTFKPLPLFSRRIEGIIKSGKKTKHRSVRFPNQLSEVIGYGGEDWYSEGEEETVDSNDDDFDDDSSDDSDEVDTELRKITKANTDYNTTSLMEDADTKKSFASLMLGKPLVDSEGKKKTLLVSVKPFGEDSNPPKKISKSMAHIPISKNKKESVTETNTTVILKSYTKNEDLQKQEKSLLDEITETLENSRKESVQIISRKKVEQEIIPRKETNKENIIENENVKKEDLQKSDKKVTLSRSPALKREHALLYQTSTAKIELMNGINSKAKKDKENKDAKKTEQSLDNSEKEQNVDEDIVKNETTIKNEIKDNGWYTTEEKTSDEDKSGTSTDSSLTSTSDFENAPSQSREQAGEPDGRADPDNPEPPALPLTPPPVLETQSSFLHSSNVAIPQKPKIASKPSTVLIRKPVVTLHLEAKSQVLTTFSTEPQAREAHKELTKQNSDTSDVAAHISNKRRAPNPPEENGLFLRKPLNSINGECPVVREKEKRERASSCPKLPQIVGASPKLDVDMIPEPAPRRILSISTDSLANMDDSKRKEKTKGKFSLKKFLRMGSTKDLTKLPVETCRFDELDVAPTPKPRLVIVHPSELNGAKVEVVAKSLSGTNQNDSSNRVQNDYENITIKSSKPPPPPRHVEDSQKPPHTPPPKSADILNLQKQVSRNNSLIKKEETVYANIGEVRSSIVPNKPVRTASMREREAQQQIKQKERELNGYSAATLPAKGNSENVYEYLNGGRSSSPESDSNREKHSPTAKPGKLNKRSESSVDVSGDYFKYNNIPRSMSLTYCGSETESEIYSPYGFYGSETEITEDDHEWIQNGKTHKLRSRKGRSIVHKNLEDNYGAVIVANHEALAQVLENIQQTVHIPTALRGLKTTSNLRWSDFSIKNSNPLFLGRRTFLQALWGTHHVTLAINRGLVPSCTLSLGTFNLNPVTEFNDLVPVKFLGENEQDESKQVQGTITVLPWMQVNTIHSFSNIAKTKTPNEDPCKENIFIMLQLVNALKNLQAQGIEELPVSLSSFLLCKDMEKDVYQKLFVLQGLTEELSNKNEKFGTLCMCASKALQLLQPMLKTTSLIQSLLSNERATSLTQVKSVLEFSLWGPSDVALGSTIRERELALQRWLDLQRATVLHGLVCTRVQLTVYEEYHLLFLVRSNARMMCDASLLLESSNMKQTVTNGTK, from the exons ATGACGTCTGTGATATGCCAAAATTTCGTGCAGAATGCTTGGAAAAAAGAACTATGTTCCAATTGTTTCAAGTCCAGGAACGAACATCAGGAACGCACCACTTTCAAACCACTGCCACTGTTTTCAAGAAGGATCGAAGGGATTATCAAGAGCGGGAAGAAGACGAAGCACAG ATCTGTCCGTTTCCCGAACCAACTATCGGAGGTGATAGGTTACGGAGGTGAAGACTGGTACTCGGAAGGTGAAGAAGAAACCGTCGACTCGAACGACGACGATTTCGATGACGATTCCTCGGACGACTCAGACGAGGTGGACACAGAGCTGCGAAAAATCACTAAAGCTAACACCGACTACAACACCACCAGCCTCATGGAAGACGCGGACACGAAAAAATCCTTTGCCTCCTTGATGTTGGGTAAACCACTCGTGGATTCGGAAGGCAAGAAAAAAACGCTGTTGGTCAGTGTTAAACCCTTCGGGGAAGACTCTAACCCGCCCAAGAAGATCTCAAAAAGCATGGCGCACATtccgatatcgaaaaacaagaAAGAAAGCGTCACAGAAACGAACACCACCGTGATATTGAAATCTTATACGAAAAACGAAGACTTGCAGAAGCAGGAGAAGTCTTTGTTGGACGAAATAACCGAAACGTTGGAGAACTCTAGGAAGGAATCGGTGCAGATAATATCGCGCAAAAAAGTGGAGCAAGAAATCATACCTAGGAAAGAAACGAACAAGGAAAACATAATAGAGAACGAGAATGTTAAAAAAGAGGATTTGCAAAAATCGGACAAGAAGGTAACGCTTTCTAGAAGTCCTGCCCTGAAGAGGGAACACGCTTTGTTGTACCAAACTTCTACGGCCAAAATAGAATTGATGAACGGAATAAATTCCAAAGCGAAGAAAGATAAGGAGAACAAAGATGCGAAAAAGACTGAACAATCCCTGGATAACAGCGAGAAAGAACAAAATGTTGACGAAGATATCGTGAAGAATGAAACTACGATTAAGAACGAAATTAAGGATAACGGTTGGTACACAACGGAAGAGAAGACTAGCGACGAAGATAAGA GTGGTACCTCAACCGACTCCAGCCTAACATCAACCAGCGACTTCGAGAATGCACCTTCTCAATCTCGAGAACAAGCAGGCGAACCTGACGGCAGGGCCGATCCAGACAACCCCGAACCTCCGGCCCTACCTTTAACCCCGCCCCCTGTCCTCGAGACCCAATCGTCGTTCCTGCATTCTTCCAACGTTGCCATTCCTCAGAAACCCAAGATAGCCTCCAAACCCAGCACGGTGCTGATCAGGAAACCCGTGGTTACGCTCCATCTTGAAGCCAAGAGCCAGGTATTGACCACGTTCTCGACAGAGCCACAGGCCAGGGAGGCGCACAAGGAGTTGACCAAGCAGAACTCGGACACGTCCGACGTTGCCGCGCATATTTCTAACAAGCGGAGAGCGCCCAATCCTCCGGAAGAGAACGGTCTGTTCCTGAGGAAGCCCCTGAACTCGATCAACGGAGAGTGTCCGGTGGTGAGAGAGAAGGAGAAGAGGGAGAGAGCTTCCTCTTGCCCGAAATTGCCGCAGATCGTCGGGGCCAGCCCGAAACTGGACGTGGATATGATTCCAGAACCTGCTCCTAGGAGAATTTTGTCAATATCTACCGATAGCTTGGCCAATATGGACGATAGCAAGAGGAAGGAGAAGACCAAAGGGAAGTTCTCgctgaagaaattcttgagGATGGGTTCGACCAAGGATCTCACCAAGCTTCCTGTGGAGACTTGTCGATTTGACGAGTTGGACGTTGCTCCTACTCCAAAACCCAG GTTGGTCATAGTGCATCCTTCTGAATTGAATGGTGCCAAAGTTGAAGTGGTTGCTAAATCCCTCAGTGGTACAAACCAGAATGATTCTTCCAACAGGGTCCAGAATGACTATGAAAACATCACTATCAAATCATCCAAACCGCCACCACCTCCTAGGCATGTAGAAGACAGTCAAAAACCACCTCATACGCCACCGCCAAAATCGGCAGATATACTAAATTTGCAGAAACAG GTATCTAGAAACAATTCCCTGATCAAGAAGGAAGAAACGGTCTACGCCAATATAGGCGAAGTGAGGTCCTCTATCGTCCCAAACAAGCCAGTCAGGACTGCCAGCATGAGAGAACGGGAGGCCCAACAACAGATCAAGCAGAAGGAGAGGGAACTGAACGGTTACAGTGCGGCAACGTTGCCGGCGAAAGGCAACAGCGAGAACGTGTACGAGTATCTTAACGGCGGAAGATCTAGCTCTCCAGAGTCAGATTCGAACAGGGAGAAGCATAGCCCTACAGCGAAACCGGGCAAGCTTAACAAGAGGTCCGAGAGTAGCGTCGACGTCTCTGGAGATTATTTCAAATACAACAACATACCTAGATCGATGTCGCTTACATACTGTGGAAGCGAGACCGAGTCTGAAATTTACTCCCCATACGGATTTTACGGCAGTGAAACGGAG ATTACAGAAGACGACCACGAATGGATACAGAATGGCAAGACGCACAAACTGAGATCCAGAAAAGGTCGTAGTATTGTCCACAAGAACCTGGAGGACAACTATGGTGCTGTGATAGTAGCTAACCACGAAGCTCTTGCCCAAGTATTGGAAAAT ATTCAGCAAACTGTACATATACCAACCGCACTGAGAGGTCTGAAGACCACTTCGAATCTCAGATGGAGCGATTTCTCAATCAAAAACTCCAATCCGTTGTTTTTGGGCAGGAGAACGTTCCTGCAGGCTTTGTGGGGCACACACCATGTTACTCTGGCCATCAATCGAGGTTTAGTACCCTCTTGCACCTTGTCCTTGGGTACTTTCAACTTGAACCCTGTTACGGAGTTTAACGATCTGGTCCCAGTCAAGTTTCTGGGAGAAAATGAGCAGGATGAATCGAAGCAAGTTCAAG gtACCATAACTGTGCTTCCTTGGATGCAAGTGAATACGATCCACAGTTTTTCGAATATAGCAAAAACAAAGACGCCAAATGAAGATCCAtgtaaagaaaatatattcattatgCTGCAATTGGTGAACGCCCTTAAGAACTTGCAGGCACAAGGTATAGAGGAATTACCTGTGTCGTTGAGTTCCTTCTTATTATGCAAGGACATGGAGAAAGACGTTTATCAGAAGCTGTTTGTTCTTCAAGG gcTCACTGAAGAACTGTCAAACAAAAATGAGAAGTTTGGAACGCTGTGTATGTGTGCCTCTAAGGCTTTACAACTGTTACAACCCATGTTAAAAACAACTTCTTTGATCCAGTCCTTGTTGAGCAACGAAAGAGCTACTTCGCTCACTCAGGTAAAATCCGTGTTGGAATTTTCCCTATGGGGTCCTTCAGACGTAGCTCTAGGAAGTACGATAAGAGAACGAGAGTTAGCTTTGCAACGTTGGCTAGATCTTCAGCGGGCCACAGTTTTACATGGACTCGTCTGTACAAGAGTACAGTTAACAGTTTACGAGGAGTACCATTTACTTTTCTTAGTTCGAAGTAACGCCAGAATGATGTGCGATGCTTCGTTACTTTTGGAATCTAGCAATATGAAACAGACCGTGACTAACGGAACTAAATAA
- the LOC123677130 gene encoding leucine-rich repeat-containing protein 23-like has translation MLGEGLPEPEAAPGEDALYKHFLMRGVIVPKILTFDEASKCLSNLGKDESGVRYAYLMLSATDMKLTDISKITCFKHVLFVDVSGNFLELGALQILCEMPFLILLKAERNKITSAALDPCPYLQVLVLNKNQICETDNIGQPYLETLDLSNNLIYEARFQSENLKELKQLELVGNQLVELAGQFPTSLEKIYLAQNRIHKIVASDLSKLVNLKVLHLRENKLHKLDGFTEDLKNLTYLNLRRNTVKQLKQLMKLRCLPKLETLILIDNPVMNKKEAVGEEEEELEGEEDKKDYVRISILAMLPNLKRINKEVVRLEERDEAFFIGEEKIQEIMGEESSDEESILITTTDMTTEYTTETETDAGFEGMEYGG, from the exons ATGCTGGGAGAGGGACTGCCAGAACCAGAGGCGGCTCCAGGGGAAGATGCCCTCTACAAGCACTTCCTCATGCGAGGGGTGATAGTACCGAAGATTCTCACTTTTGACGAGGCTTCCAAGTGCTTGAGCAATCTGGGCAAAGACGAGAGTGGAGTCAGATACGCGTATCTCATGCTTTCTGCGACAGACATGAAGCTGACCGACATTTCCAAGATAACCTGTTTCAAACACGTGCTATTCGTGGACGTTAGTGGCAATTTTCTCGAGTTGGGTGCCCTGCAG ATTCTCTGCGAAATGCCCTTCCTGATCCTGCTCAAAGCGGAGAGGAACAAGATAACGTCCGCTGCGTTGGATCCCTGTCCCTACCTCCAGGTCCTGGTGCTGAATAAGAACCAAATCTGCGAGACCGACAACATCGGTCAACCCTACCTAGAGACCCTGGACCTGAGCAACAATCTCATCTACGAGGCTCGTTTCCAATCAGAAAATCTGAAGGAACTGAAACAGCTGGAACTCGTGGGCAACCAGCTGGTGGAGCTGGCAGGGCAATTCCCCACCTCTCTGGAGAAGATTTATCTTGCCCAAAACAGAATACATAAGATCGTTGCTTCTG ATCTATCGAAATTGGTGAATTTGAAAGTCCTGCACCTGAGAGAAAACAAGCTACACAAGTTAGATGGCTTCACCGAGGACCTGAAGAATTTGACGTATCTCAATTTGAGGAGGAACACAGTGAAACAACTGAAGCAACTGATGAAACTCAGATGCCTCCCGAAATTAGAAACCCTCATCTTGATTGACAATCCTGTGATGAATAAAAAGGAGGCCGTAggggaggaagaagaagagttGGAAGGAGAAGAAGACAAAAAAGACTATGTCAGAATTTCCATCTTGGCCATGTTGCCGAA TTTGAAACGAATAAATAAGGAGGTTGTCCGTTTGGAAGAAAGAGACGAAGCCTTTTTCATCGGAGAGGAGAAAATACAAGAAATTATGGGAGAGGAAAGCAGCGACGAAGAAAGTATCCTCATCACTACGACAGACATGACCACAGAATATACGACCGAAACAGAAACTGATGCAGGTTTTGAGGGAATGGAATATGGTGGTTAA